A genomic region of Streptomyces diastaticus subsp. diastaticus contains the following coding sequences:
- a CDS encoding homoserine dehydrogenase, whose amino-acid sequence MMRARPLKVALLGCGVVGSEVARIMTTHAADLAARIGAPVELAGVAVRRPDRVREGIDPSLVTTDATALVKRGDIDVVVEVIGGIEPARTLITTAFEHGASVVSANKALLAQDGAALHAAAEVNGRDLYYEAAVAGAIPLIRPLRESLAGDKVNRVLGIVNGTTNFILDKMDSTGAGYQEALDEATALGYAEADPTADVEGFDAAAKAAILAGIAFHTRVRLDDVYREGMTEVTAADIASARRMGCTIKLLAICERAADGESVTARVHPAMIPLSHPLASVREAYNAVFVESEAAGQLMFYGPGAGGAPTASAVLGDLVAVCRNRLAASRGPGESAYTRLPVSPMGKVVTRYHISLDVADKPGVLAQVATVFAEHGVSIDTVRQSGKDGEASLVVVTHRAHDAALSGTVEALRNLDTVRGVASIMRVEGE is encoded by the coding sequence ATGATGCGTGCGCGTCCGCTGAAGGTGGCGCTCCTTGGGTGCGGGGTGGTCGGCTCCGAGGTGGCGCGCATCATGACGACGCATGCCGCCGACCTCGCCGCGCGGATCGGCGCCCCGGTCGAACTGGCCGGAGTCGCCGTCCGCCGCCCGGACCGGGTCCGGGAGGGCATCGACCCCTCCCTGGTCACGACCGACGCGACGGCGCTGGTCAAACGCGGCGACATCGACGTGGTGGTCGAGGTGATCGGTGGTATCGAGCCCGCCCGCACCCTCATCACCACCGCCTTCGAGCACGGCGCCTCGGTCGTCTCGGCCAACAAGGCGCTGCTCGCCCAGGACGGCGCCGCCCTGCACGCCGCCGCCGAGGTGAACGGCCGGGACCTCTACTACGAGGCCGCCGTCGCCGGAGCCATCCCGCTGATCCGCCCGCTGCGCGAGTCCCTCGCCGGCGACAAGGTCAACCGTGTCCTCGGCATCGTCAACGGCACCACCAACTTCATCCTCGACAAGATGGACTCCACCGGCGCCGGGTACCAGGAGGCGCTGGACGAGGCCACCGCGCTCGGGTACGCCGAGGCCGACCCCACCGCCGACGTCGAGGGCTTCGACGCCGCCGCCAAGGCGGCCATCCTCGCCGGGATCGCCTTCCACACCCGGGTCCGCCTCGACGACGTCTACCGCGAGGGCATGACCGAGGTCACCGCCGCCGACATCGCCTCGGCCCGGCGGATGGGCTGCACCATCAAGCTCCTCGCCATCTGCGAGCGGGCCGCCGACGGAGAGTCGGTCACCGCCCGGGTGCACCCCGCGATGATCCCGCTCTCCCACCCGCTGGCCTCCGTCCGCGAGGCGTACAACGCCGTCTTCGTGGAGTCCGAGGCCGCCGGGCAGCTCATGTTCTACGGCCCCGGCGCGGGCGGCGCGCCGACCGCCTCCGCCGTCCTCGGCGACCTGGTCGCCGTCTGCCGCAACCGGCTCGCCGCCTCGCGCGGCCCCGGCGAGTCCGCGTACACCCGGCTGCCCGTCAGCCCCATGGGCAAGGTGGTCACGCGGTACCACATCAGCCTCGACGTGGCCGACAAGCCGGGTGTCCTCGCCCAGGTGGCGACGGTCTTCGCCGAGCACGGCGTCTCCATCGACACGGTGCGCCAGTCGGGCAAGGACGGCGAGGCCAGCCTCGTCGTCGTCACTCACCGCGCTCACGACGCCGCCCTGAGCGGAACCGTCGAGGCGCTGCGGAACCTCGACACCGTCCGCGGTGTCGCGAGCATCATGCGGGTTGAAGGAGAGTAA
- the lysA gene encoding diaminopimelate decarboxylase, translating into MSRSAHPAGPRHGDVLPEGHYSAPAEDLNALDPKVWARTVRRDEDGALSVGGLPVTRLAEEFGTPAFFLDESDFRARCRAWREAFGSEADVFYAGKAFLSRAVVRWLHEEGLNLDVCSGGELATALDAGMPAARIAFHGNNKTPAEIRRAVEAGVGRIVLDSFEEIVRVAHIADELGVRQPVQIRVTVGVEAHTHEFIATAHEDQKFGIALAGGQAAEAVRRALKLDGLELIGIHSHIGSQIFDMAGFEVSARRVVRLLAEVRDEHGVELPEIDLGGGLGIAYTSDDDPREPHEIAKALGEIVTRECEAAGLATPRISVEPGRAIVGPTAFTLYEVGTVKPLEGLRTYVSVDGGMSDNIRTALYDAEYTVSLASRTSDAGPMLVRVVGKHCESGDIVVRDAFLPADVAPGDLLAVPATGAYCRSMASNYNHALRPPVVAVDEGSARVVVRRETEEDLLRLDVG; encoded by the coding sequence ATGAGCCGTTCCGCCCACCCCGCCGGGCCCCGCCACGGCGACGTCCTGCCCGAGGGCCACTACAGCGCCCCCGCCGAGGACCTCAACGCCCTCGACCCCAAGGTGTGGGCGCGTACCGTCCGCCGCGACGAGGACGGCGCACTGAGCGTCGGCGGGCTGCCGGTGACCCGGCTCGCCGAGGAGTTCGGCACCCCCGCCTTCTTCCTCGACGAGAGCGACTTCCGGGCCCGCTGCCGCGCCTGGCGCGAGGCCTTCGGCAGCGAGGCCGACGTCTTCTACGCCGGCAAGGCCTTCCTCTCCCGCGCCGTCGTGCGCTGGCTGCACGAGGAGGGGCTCAACCTCGACGTCTGCTCCGGCGGTGAACTGGCCACCGCGCTGGACGCCGGGATGCCGGCCGCCCGGATCGCCTTCCACGGCAACAACAAGACGCCCGCCGAGATCCGCCGGGCCGTCGAGGCGGGCGTCGGCCGGATCGTGCTGGACTCCTTCGAGGAGATCGTCCGCGTCGCGCACATCGCCGACGAACTGGGCGTGCGCCAGCCGGTGCAGATCCGGGTCACGGTCGGCGTCGAGGCGCACACCCACGAGTTCATCGCCACCGCCCACGAGGACCAGAAGTTCGGCATCGCGCTGGCCGGCGGCCAGGCCGCCGAGGCGGTCCGCCGGGCGCTGAAGCTCGACGGGCTGGAACTCATCGGCATCCACTCGCACATCGGCTCGCAGATCTTCGACATGGCCGGTTTCGAGGTCTCCGCGCGCCGCGTCGTGCGACTGCTCGCCGAGGTCCGCGACGAGCACGGCGTCGAACTCCCCGAGATCGACCTCGGCGGCGGCCTCGGTATCGCGTACACCTCCGACGACGATCCGCGCGAGCCGCACGAGATCGCCAAGGCGCTCGGCGAGATCGTCACCCGTGAGTGCGAGGCCGCCGGGCTCGCCACCCCGCGCATCTCGGTGGAGCCGGGCCGCGCGATCGTCGGGCCGACCGCCTTCACGCTGTACGAGGTGGGGACCGTCAAGCCGTTGGAGGGCCTGCGGACGTACGTCTCGGTCGACGGCGGGATGTCGGACAACATCCGCACGGCGCTCTACGACGCCGAGTACACCGTCTCGCTCGCCTCGCGCACCTCCGACGCCGGGCCGATGCTGGTACGGGTGGTCGGCAAGCACTGTGAGAGTGGCGACATCGTGGTGCGCGACGCGTTCCTCCCGGCGGACGTCGCGCCGGGTGACCTGCTCGCCGTGCCGGCCACCGGCGCCTACTGCCGCTCCATGGCCAGCAACTACAACCACGCGTTGCGACCGCCCGTGGTCGCGGTGGACGAGGGCTCGGCACGGGTTGTCGTGCGCCGGGAGACGGAGGAGGATCTCCTGCGGCTCGATGTCGGCTGA
- the nrtL gene encoding ArgS-related anticodon-binding protein NrtL, which translates to MTPADLSRAVLSAVRSAVDGGELAVAVPERVVVERPGPGGVGEWASNVALRLAREAGRPPREVAEVLRSRLAAEPGVAGVEVTGPGFLNVTLAGDSVGALVARIGDEGEAYGWGDALREAGPVAVPDGSELRARVVAEAAGRLVRAQGGSVRGGGAAPVPAGAGRDEAVLGADGSRWALLHPAPHDLPHGVEVLEQRARNPLFRVRYAHARARALVGNGAALGLVPEAGPVPEAGARVLAGLLGEQPAVLAAAARKGAPDRLARRLVTLADAFFDFHDACDVLPRGGEKPGAAHRARLALAEAAGTVLAGGLSLLGISAPDHL; encoded by the coding sequence GTGACTCCCGCCGACCTCTCCCGTGCCGTGCTCAGCGCGGTGCGTTCCGCCGTGGACGGGGGAGAGCTGGCGGTCGCCGTGCCCGAGCGGGTGGTGGTCGAGCGGCCTGGGCCCGGTGGGGTGGGGGAGTGGGCGAGCAATGTGGCGTTGCGGCTGGCCAGGGAGGCCGGGCGGCCGCCGCGCGAGGTCGCCGAGGTGCTGCGCAGCAGGCTGGCCGCCGAGCCGGGCGTCGCCGGGGTCGAGGTGACCGGGCCCGGGTTCCTGAACGTGACGCTGGCGGGGGATTCCGTCGGTGCTCTGGTCGCGCGGATCGGTGATGAGGGCGAGGCGTACGGCTGGGGGGACGCGCTGCGCGAGGCCGGGCCCGTCGCCGTACCGGACGGGAGTGAGCTGCGGGCGCGGGTCGTCGCCGAGGCGGCCGGGCGGCTGGTGCGGGCGCAGGGTGGGAGTGTGCGGGGCGGGGGAGCCGCGCCGGTGCCCGCCGGTGCGGGGCGGGACGAGGCTGTGCTGGGGGCCGACGGGTCGCGCTGGGCGCTGCTGCACCCCGCGCCGCACGACCTGCCGCACGGCGTCGAGGTGCTGGAGCAGCGGGCGCGTAATCCGCTGTTCCGGGTGCGGTACGCGCACGCACGTGCCCGGGCGCTGGTGGGCAACGGGGCCGCGCTCGGCCTCGTGCCCGAGGCCGGGCCCGTGCCGGAGGCCGGCGCGCGGGTGCTCGCGGGGCTGCTCGGGGAGCAGCCGGCGGTGCTCGCGGCGGCCGCGCGCAAGGGGGCGCCCGACCGGCTCGCGCGGCGGCTGGTGACGCTCGCCGACGCCTTCTTCGACTTCCACGACGCCTGCGACGTGCTGCCCCGTGGCGGGGAGAAACCCGGGGCCGCCCACCGCGCCCGGCTCGCGCTCGCCGAAGCCGCCGGGACGGTGCTGGCCGGCGGCCTGTCCCTGCTCGGCATCAGCGCACCCGACCACCTGTGA
- a CDS encoding response regulator: MCGRVLVVDDNKVIRQLIRVNLELEGFEVVTAVDGADCLDMVHRVRPDVVTLDVVMPRLDGIRTAARLRADERTRDLPILMVSGCDGGGGAQGAADAEVDAFLAKPFDPQELVRVVGQLRERRQAPGPVDPGDRDDEDEGEFPEGAGRSTQG, encoded by the coding sequence ATGTGCGGCCGAGTGCTTGTCGTCGACGACAACAAGGTGATTCGGCAACTGATCAGGGTCAACCTGGAGCTGGAGGGCTTCGAGGTGGTGACCGCGGTCGACGGTGCCGACTGCCTGGACATGGTGCACCGGGTGCGGCCGGACGTCGTGACGCTGGACGTGGTCATGCCGAGGCTGGACGGGATACGGACCGCCGCCCGCCTGCGGGCCGACGAGCGGACGCGGGACCTGCCGATCCTGATGGTCAGCGGGTGCGACGGGGGCGGCGGCGCGCAGGGGGCGGCCGATGCCGAGGTGGACGCGTTCCTGGCCAAGCCGTTCGACCCCCAGGAACTGGTGCGGGTCGTCGGACAGTTGCGGGAGCGGCGCCAGGCGCCCGGGCCCGTGGACCCCGGCGACAGGGACGACGAGGACGAAGGCGAGTTCCCCGAAGGGGCCGGGCGTAGTACGCAGGGCTGA
- a CDS encoding UvrD-helicase domain-containing protein: protein MPHLAFDIAFCAQLNKLQPTVRQGVFDTWEKFEQLTHDQLRKDKGLRLEALTGSKDRYSPIRTIRISQGVRGVVLAPEGGDTYVLLRVMPHDKAIAWALKQKASINTVTRAVEIRDMATLEQLAPAYERIAPSPERRLFAKFSDGDLAALGVDATTLRQARVLTDVEQLEVFAPHFPQDQREVLEYLAAGFTVEEVWRDVVSLHLADQAAVQPVDPADYDTAIRHTRTRIAVVTASDELRDILDKPFEAWRVFLHPSQHKVAYRPSYSGPAQVTGGPGTGKTVVALHRVRHLLRHLREGERVLLTTYTTALVAALRNGLAGLVEDEALRARVDIMTVDSFAARVLSTSRRPIHSQEETARWEAAAAATGCNGTPQFLAQEYKHVLLAQDLRTVEAYTAADRKGRGSALPASSRAAVWRTVHEFTEKLAADHLRTYLGTCSEAADRLRETGPRYRHVVVDEAQDLHPAQWRLLRAAAPERPDDLFIAGDPHQRIYDCKVSLKSVGVKVAGRSTRMRKNYRSTHEILSWSTALLHGRPFDDLADDSRHDTLLGYRSSLRGNGPEVHRADTSEAEMAALTARVRTWLANGVQPSDIGITARFKKNGDQAVEALRAAGIPAARLRGDTSPADAVNVGTMHAFKGLEYRYVAVIGVREGALPYPRAITPPEVDSLQHETDLLAERCLLFVACTRARDGLYVSWTGEPSPFLLEAGVVAPTER, encoded by the coding sequence GTGCCCCACCTGGCCTTCGACATCGCCTTCTGCGCCCAGCTCAACAAGCTCCAGCCCACGGTCAGGCAGGGCGTTTTCGACACCTGGGAGAAGTTCGAGCAGCTCACCCACGACCAGCTTCGCAAGGACAAGGGGCTGCGCCTCGAAGCGCTTACGGGGAGCAAGGACAGGTACAGCCCCATCCGTACCATCCGCATCTCCCAGGGCGTTCGCGGTGTCGTCCTGGCACCGGAGGGCGGCGACACCTACGTCCTGCTGCGAGTCATGCCACACGACAAGGCCATCGCCTGGGCTCTGAAGCAGAAGGCCAGCATCAACACGGTGACCCGAGCGGTGGAGATCCGGGACATGGCCACCCTGGAGCAGCTCGCCCCGGCTTACGAGCGCATCGCTCCCTCGCCCGAGAGACGGCTGTTCGCGAAGTTCTCCGACGGCGACCTCGCTGCCCTGGGCGTCGACGCGACCACGCTGCGCCAGGCCCGCGTTCTGACCGACGTGGAGCAACTGGAAGTGTTCGCCCCGCACTTCCCGCAGGACCAGCGCGAAGTCCTCGAGTATCTGGCGGCCGGCTTCACCGTGGAAGAGGTCTGGCGCGACGTCGTCTCCCTCCACCTCGCAGACCAGGCCGCCGTCCAGCCGGTGGATCCCGCGGACTACGACACCGCGATCCGCCACACCCGCACCCGTATCGCCGTCGTCACGGCCTCCGACGAGCTCCGCGACATCCTCGACAAACCGTTCGAGGCGTGGCGCGTCTTCCTCCACCCTTCCCAGCACAAGGTGGCCTACCGGCCCTCGTACTCCGGCCCCGCCCAGGTGACCGGCGGACCTGGCACCGGCAAGACCGTCGTCGCCCTGCACCGGGTACGCCACCTCCTGCGCCACCTCCGCGAGGGGGAACGCGTTCTGCTCACCACCTACACCACCGCTCTCGTCGCCGCCTTGCGCAACGGCCTTGCCGGGCTGGTCGAGGACGAGGCGCTGCGGGCCCGGGTCGACATCATGACGGTCGACTCATTCGCCGCGCGTGTCCTCTCCACCTCCCGCAGGCCGATCCACTCGCAGGAGGAGACCGCCCGATGGGAAGCCGCGGCAGCGGCGACCGGGTGCAACGGAACGCCTCAGTTCCTGGCTCAGGAGTACAAGCACGTACTGCTCGCACAGGACCTCCGTACCGTCGAGGCATACACGGCCGCCGACCGCAAGGGCCGCGGGAGCGCCCTGCCGGCCTCGTCCCGGGCGGCCGTCTGGCGCACTGTCCATGAGTTCACCGAGAAGCTGGCCGCCGATCATCTGCGCACCTACCTCGGTACCTGCTCCGAGGCGGCCGACCGACTGCGCGAGACAGGCCCCCGGTATCGCCATGTCGTCGTCGACGAGGCCCAGGACCTCCACCCCGCCCAGTGGCGCCTGCTCCGGGCCGCGGCTCCCGAGCGCCCCGACGACCTGTTCATCGCCGGTGACCCGCACCAGCGCATCTACGACTGCAAGGTCTCCTTGAAGAGCGTCGGGGTCAAGGTGGCAGGCCGCTCCACGCGGATGCGCAAGAACTACCGATCCACCCACGAGATCCTCAGTTGGTCGACGGCCCTTCTCCACGGGCGCCCCTTCGACGACCTCGCCGACGACTCCCGTCACGACACACTTCTCGGCTACCGCTCCTCGCTGCGAGGCAATGGTCCCGAGGTCCATCGCGCGGACACGTCCGAGGCCGAGATGGCGGCTCTGACCGCCCGCGTCCGCACCTGGCTCGCCAACGGCGTCCAGCCGTCCGACATCGGTATCACCGCACGCTTCAAGAAGAACGGTGACCAAGCCGTCGAGGCCCTCCGCGCCGCCGGCATTCCCGCAGCCCGCCTGCGGGGGGACACCTCACCCGCCGACGCTGTCAACGTCGGCACCATGCACGCGTTCAAGGGTCTCGAGTACCGGTATGTCGCGGTCATCGGGGTGCGCGAAGGCGCACTTCCCTACCCCAGGGCGATCACGCCTCCTGAGGTCGACAGCCTCCAGCACGAGACGGACCTGCTGGCCGAACGCTGTCTGCTCTTCGTCGCCTGCACTCGTGCCCGGGACGGTCTGTACGTCTCATGGACCGGAGAGCCGAGCCCGTTTCTCCTGGAAGCGGGAGTGGTCGCGCCGACAGAGCGATGA
- a CDS encoding AIPR family protein yields MSAKKTSASHADVALQVRQVEKALRTTYEDLLDVGDLEGKPEQERTPRLLSRALTAQAVRMVTGWTPQEAAYTVIDGMADQGIDAIAVVEKPEKHVYLVQAKWSAHGRASSDRSAVQELLTGLRLIDDEDFAEFNPRGRVLAERAKAVMASGPVTVTQVIVLMRADDVTEGFRQAIKVGENEFNRNGEVLDHRIILSREVWASVREDIAPKKVDLQAELFPWYSVSSPHVSYQGQVPAECVAQWLEHGDSLFNLNIRNPLGRTPINSALIQTLTEEPGNFWYFNNGVTVLCEEAEKTHQSMRAPERYPLGLTLRNASVVNGAQTVRSVAEALADGDDAAVAQVGVRIIVTGKSEKFAKEITQATNRQNKVEPRDFIALDPVQASLMEEMRAELGLDYSVRRSELEPPEETGCSVVEAACALGCVHSDSQYAARMAVTLDVLWERGSQGIYDVLFRPQPSPYLVWNAVQVLRTVRKTLHRLRPRYERRGAALTEHGVYLLTHLVFRLLGAEAMDEPDPGLSWAESATSRAPELVEQLLPALAAAIDARYTSRSQIRAVCADADRCRELADDVVNALRGPQSGPVPDTYRRTSAQRKRRRPNAVKVIIDHGLLPEETPLTLHTAFPVEQAALREWLEKDPRRSRATWLNHRTKPLLWAADGKQYSPSGLITHMWELADWKNRPVANQGPARWAVKGGDTLVDLARRALDELENAPDEESAAD; encoded by the coding sequence GTGAGCGCGAAGAAGACCTCGGCTTCCCACGCAGATGTGGCACTTCAGGTGCGTCAGGTGGAGAAGGCGCTGCGCACCACCTATGAGGACCTGCTGGACGTCGGCGACCTGGAAGGGAAACCCGAGCAGGAACGCACCCCCCGGCTCCTCTCGCGCGCCCTCACCGCGCAGGCGGTACGCATGGTCACCGGCTGGACTCCGCAGGAGGCGGCCTACACCGTCATCGACGGAATGGCGGACCAGGGCATCGACGCCATCGCCGTGGTCGAGAAGCCCGAGAAGCACGTCTACCTCGTGCAGGCCAAATGGAGTGCCCACGGCAGGGCGTCGAGCGACCGTTCCGCGGTCCAGGAACTCCTCACCGGACTCCGGCTCATCGATGACGAGGACTTCGCGGAGTTCAACCCCCGTGGCCGGGTGCTCGCGGAGCGCGCCAAGGCCGTGATGGCGAGCGGACCCGTCACCGTCACCCAGGTCATCGTGCTGATGCGGGCCGACGACGTCACCGAGGGCTTCCGCCAGGCCATCAAGGTGGGAGAAAACGAGTTCAACCGAAACGGCGAGGTCCTCGACCACCGCATCATCCTCTCCCGCGAAGTGTGGGCCTCGGTGCGCGAGGACATCGCTCCCAAGAAGGTCGATCTCCAGGCGGAACTCTTCCCCTGGTACTCGGTCAGCTCGCCGCACGTCTCCTATCAGGGGCAGGTACCGGCGGAGTGTGTGGCTCAGTGGCTCGAGCACGGTGACAGCCTCTTCAACCTCAACATCCGCAATCCGCTGGGCCGCACCCCCATCAACAGCGCGTTGATCCAGACGCTCACCGAGGAGCCGGGCAACTTCTGGTACTTCAACAACGGCGTGACCGTGCTCTGTGAGGAGGCGGAGAAGACCCACCAGTCCATGCGGGCCCCGGAGAGGTACCCGCTCGGACTCACTCTCCGCAACGCCAGCGTCGTGAACGGAGCCCAGACCGTCCGGTCGGTCGCGGAGGCACTGGCGGATGGTGACGACGCGGCCGTCGCCCAGGTCGGCGTCCGCATCATCGTCACCGGAAAGTCCGAGAAGTTCGCCAAGGAGATCACTCAGGCCACCAACCGGCAGAACAAGGTGGAGCCACGCGACTTCATCGCTCTGGATCCGGTGCAGGCCTCGCTCATGGAGGAGATGCGCGCCGAACTCGGTCTGGACTACAGCGTCCGCCGCAGTGAACTCGAACCTCCGGAGGAGACGGGGTGCTCGGTCGTCGAGGCTGCCTGTGCCCTCGGCTGCGTCCACTCGGACAGCCAGTACGCGGCCCGCATGGCGGTCACCCTGGACGTGCTGTGGGAGAGAGGTTCCCAGGGCATCTACGACGTGCTGTTCCGTCCGCAGCCCAGCCCCTACCTCGTGTGGAACGCCGTACAGGTGCTGCGTACGGTACGCAAGACCCTGCACCGGCTGCGCCCCCGCTACGAACGCCGGGGAGCAGCCCTGACGGAACACGGCGTGTACCTCCTCACGCACCTGGTGTTCCGCCTGTTGGGCGCCGAAGCCATGGACGAGCCCGATCCCGGCCTCAGCTGGGCCGAGTCCGCGACGAGCCGTGCTCCTGAGCTCGTCGAGCAGCTCTTGCCTGCCCTGGCCGCCGCCATCGATGCCCGCTACACCTCGCGCTCCCAGATTCGTGCCGTGTGCGCCGACGCCGACCGCTGCCGTGAGCTCGCCGACGATGTCGTCAACGCTCTGCGGGGACCGCAGAGCGGGCCCGTCCCGGACACCTACCGCCGCACCAGTGCCCAGCGGAAGCGTAGGCGGCCCAACGCCGTCAAGGTCATCATCGACCACGGTCTCCTCCCGGAGGAGACGCCGCTGACCCTGCACACGGCCTTCCCTGTGGAACAGGCCGCTCTGAGGGAGTGGCTGGAGAAGGACCCCCGCCGCTCGCGCGCCACGTGGCTGAACCACCGGACCAAGCCGCTCCTGTGGGCGGCCGACGGCAAGCAGTACTCGCCGTCCGGGCTCATCACCCACATGTGGGAGCTGGCCGACTGGAAGAACCGGCCGGTCGCCAACCAGGGCCCTGCCCGCTGGGCGGTCAAGGGCGGAGACACCCTGGTCGATCTCGCCCGGCGAGCCCTGGACGAGCTGGAGAACGCCCCCGACGAGGAGTCCGCGGCAGACTGA
- a CDS encoding serine/threonine-protein kinase — translation MPEQQIAGRYELLEPISSGGMGHVWRGYDAVLDRPVAVKLIRRESVTSPALAVEFEKRFQREARVTARIQHPGVPQVFDAVLDQSFHHLYLVMELVDGVTLTKYLRPIPGEVAPSLPIGWAAAVAAQVATVLSWAHDVPVVHRDLKPSNIIVARDGTVKVLDFGIAAMLRTDVTKLTATGSLLGTYQYMSPEQIRKGQITPRADLYALGCVLHELLSGQLLFPGEGEYALMTQHVTQAPTPLRELRSEVPAGLEDLVLHLLRKDPGERPADSQEVYERLRPFLPAPGERPEPRGGVPRQMPDPTRLFRQPYAPRSRAAAPAPQPAPGAPAPAHPVPGLLSEELREEIREVHTHYDALMDEERFAQAAEVAGEMADRAARALGADHRAVLALRTRRAVSLLLGGDFRAALPEFETLAGAYARTVGPTGRQALDCRAQAARCRAELGQATEALADLRAVLDLIRTTESDVSEGAVVLRRDIAMLLLAQGKTAEALALLEPLHADLLVVQGPDDELTVEIADILAVIRFGPDLPQG, via the coding sequence GTGCCGGAACAGCAGATCGCGGGACGCTACGAACTCCTGGAGCCGATCAGCAGCGGTGGCATGGGCCACGTGTGGCGAGGGTACGACGCAGTCCTGGACCGCCCCGTCGCGGTGAAGCTCATCCGGCGGGAGTCCGTCACCTCTCCCGCGCTGGCCGTGGAGTTCGAGAAGCGCTTCCAGCGTGAGGCCCGGGTCACCGCCCGCATCCAGCACCCCGGCGTCCCGCAGGTCTTCGACGCCGTCCTCGACCAGAGCTTCCACCACCTCTACCTGGTGATGGAGCTGGTGGACGGCGTCACCCTCACGAAGTACCTGCGCCCCATCCCCGGGGAGGTGGCGCCGTCGCTTCCCATCGGCTGGGCGGCAGCCGTCGCCGCCCAGGTCGCCACCGTGCTCTCCTGGGCCCATGACGTACCGGTCGTCCACCGCGACCTGAAGCCGTCCAACATCATCGTCGCTCGCGACGGCACCGTTAAGGTCCTCGACTTCGGCATCGCCGCCATGCTGCGTACCGACGTCACCAAGCTGACCGCGACCGGCAGCCTGCTCGGCACCTACCAGTACATGTCGCCCGAGCAGATCCGCAAGGGCCAGATCACTCCCCGCGCGGACCTGTACGCCCTGGGCTGCGTCCTTCACGAACTCCTCAGCGGCCAGCTCCTGTTCCCCGGTGAGGGCGAGTACGCGCTGATGACCCAGCACGTCACCCAGGCCCCCACCCCGCTCCGGGAACTCCGCTCCGAGGTGCCCGCCGGCCTCGAAGACCTCGTCCTGCACCTGTTGCGCAAGGACCCCGGGGAACGCCCCGCCGACAGCCAGGAAGTGTACGAGCGGCTGCGTCCCTTCCTTCCAGCACCCGGGGAGCGGCCCGAACCCCGGGGCGGCGTTCCGCGGCAGATGCCCGACCCCACCCGCCTCTTCCGGCAGCCCTACGCCCCACGGTCGCGTGCTGCCGCACCGGCGCCACAGCCCGCTCCGGGGGCCCCGGCGCCGGCGCACCCGGTGCCCGGCCTCCTCTCCGAAGAACTGCGCGAGGAGATCAGGGAAGTCCACACCCATTACGACGCCCTCATGGACGAGGAGCGCTTCGCGCAGGCCGCCGAGGTCGCCGGCGAGATGGCCGACCGCGCCGCCCGGGCCCTGGGCGCGGACCACAGAGCCGTACTGGCCCTGCGCACCCGGCGCGCTGTCAGCCTGCTCCTCGGTGGCGACTTCCGCGCCGCCCTCCCGGAGTTCGAGACCCTCGCGGGCGCCTACGCCCGGACGGTCGGGCCCACCGGTCGACAGGCCCTCGACTGCCGCGCCCAGGCCGCCCGCTGCCGCGCCGAACTCGGCCAGGCGACAGAGGCACTGGCCGACCTCCGCGCGGTTCTCGACCTGATCCGCACGACGGAGAGCGACGTCAGCGAAGGGGCCGTCGTGCTCCGCCGGGACATCGCCATGCTCCTCCTCGCCCAAGGCAAAACCGCGGAAGCCCTCGCCCTGTTGGAGCCCCTCCACGCGGACCTGCTCGTCGTCCAGGGCCCGGACGACGAACTCACCGTCGAGATCGCCGACATCCTCGCGGTGATCCGCTTCGGGCCGGATCTTCCCCAGGGCTGA